ATCTCCAATTTATGTACGTAAGTAACACACATAATAAGAAAATGGCAAGTGCTACAAGTTGACATTGCCCTTTTTGATCGATGCAAGGTAGATGTTGGGATGTTGGGCAAGTTGTGATTTTTAGCCTTTATAATGCACCAAAGTGTCTGGCTTTTAATTGTGGTGTACTTGTTGGGGATGGATCCATTGATAAAAACAATGAGAAATAACACTATGAAAAATCGAATTTACTGTCGATAAAAATAtgctataaaataatttcagcgaagataaaagtaatattttaaattatcttatttgttttatagcagatatttgatttttaataaaattacacattttttaataCTAGATGTTTAAATTCAGAACACTATAATTGCAATAATGACGTTACTTTTGGCCTCATAAAAAGCTGTGGTTTTATCATCTAGTTCCCAAAGGATGAACAAGATATGCGAATATTTGGGGGGCTTCAATCACGAATCACgaatcacaaataaaaataatacaatgtaTTGGTCTACTAGATTGGAATAacctattttatatattcatgataaatatataaatccaatttagataaaaagtaaacaataaatataatattatataataataataataatcaatgttgtttacaataaaataatatttcaaatgtttatctattttttttcctgaaatAGTAATAAACaatatactaatatttattttaaaatttccatacccaatattcttttttataattggtGGTGAAGAAGCAGAGTTCTGAGATCCTGTTTGGGCTGCTTGGTAGCAGTTCAACTTCCAACATGTTCATAATTTCACTCAATTATAATACTACTTGCTTCCCAGCTATTTAAACTTACCCAATAGTTTTGCGTGCAATTTCCTTTCCCTCTGGGTAACCAAATTAGCACTTACCAATAATCCGTATAAAATCTCacttattcaaatttattttatattaaatcaaactctcctttttgaaaaaaaagagagtttaatttggtttataataatttaaactaaactTTATCACCTTCATGACTCACTCCATAATAtaagcaaaaaagaaaagttatttggCCATTGGAGGGAgaacaataatttaaaacagGTTTAATAGTttgctattaaaaaaaaaaaaaactattgtaTTTTGCCAGAACATTACATGCAATTGATGTTTTCCGACAAAAAAACTATTGTGATTTTCCTCAAAGAATTGACGTATTTATCTCAGAATTGTCTAGATCAATTCAATGCTCCAAGAATCCAGCTTCAACACTTCATAATCACATGTGTCCACGTAATCATCGACGTCTTTTTTGGCCGCCATTATCATCACAATGATCTTCCTTCTTTCTACATCAAGTCACAATCACGTCACCACGTCTGGGATCCAACGCCTCACAACACTCCACGTGTCGGAATCGGAATGCACACCAAGACTCCGCCACGCTATAAAAGCCACCTTACTTCGCATTCATTCAATATCTCGCACCAAAATTTGAGAAGCTAGTGATCAATCTTCAGCCCTGTGCTGAGTGTGTTTCTCCGCTCCCCCATCTTCTTCCATTGGAGGACCTTCTCCTCCAGGAATAGGATaacactttttctcttctccaaATTCTTAAGTTAACTTCCTTCATTATCACCTTCTCGTGACGGTAACTTTGGTGAGTTCAGTTTTTCGTTGCGTAGCAGTAAATGTAATTTTACTTGGAGGAGATTTATGAAATCTTGCTTTGGATTGCGCGTTGGAaattaagattttcttttactatttcgGAGGAGACCAAGTACAACGTCGGGGTCACGCTAGATCTCTCTAGATTCTGTTAaagttgtcttttttttttcgttgaCAAAACTACCCTCGTGTCTTAAGGAAACTACACTGTTAGTCAGTACTCCCAGATGATTTCTGAtgctattttcttttgttgcaaACTCAGCCTTcctaaaaggaagaaaaagaaactgcaccgattaattataaaattctatttcaGATGAAGTTTGGTTTTAGCTTTTGCTATGCTCTAACTTCGCcttgttttttaatatgttgTCATTTTCATTAACCAATAGTGAGACCAGAGTTAGGGAGAAGTATAGCAACAAAGCACGTTTGCACTAAACGACAAAGATAAAAAAGGAAGGATCATATTTTTGTAGGTTCATTTTAGagtttgattgttaattttcTTCCAACTTTTGGGGTATAGGTTAAAAAGATGACGGTGCTAAAGACAACACCAACGCAGTTCCCTACGTGGATTCCTCCATTCCGTGAACCACGTCGCTGTCTATCTAACATGTGCTTAACCTTTAGCATCCATCACCATCGTCATAAGCCCCTAGGTCTATATTACGAAACTCCTTAACAATTTTAGACTGATGATAATGTACATAAAAAATCAGCTTATGTGGTATTTTGTAGCTTTTGGAGTCTTAATAATcgaatatttgtaaattttgttgagatgcagtgaattttaattttgataatataataatctGTGTTGTTTTGGTTTGGTCATACAGTTGTGAAGTGTTCGAAAATGACTGTCACTCCTAAGATCTCCGTCAACGATAAGAAATTGGTTGTTCATGGCAAGACCATATTAACCGGAGTACCGGACAACATTGTGCTCACTCCAGGATCTGGAGGTGGCCTAGTGACTGGTGCTTTTGTTGGTGCTACTGCTTCCCACAGCAAAAGTCTCCATGTGTTTCCAATGGGTGTCTTGGAGTAAGTTCTTCTTGCTTTTCCTCACTCACATGCAGTCTATATCACATCCAACATGTTCTATTTTCAGCAGAGAAAATAACGAAATTGTTATAATTTACAACATGATGGTGAATATAATTTGCTCAAGTATATATAAGCGTAGAAAATTTGACAGTAGCAAGTTAAACTGGATGTGTGTTTGGATCTGTAACCATGAGTGTAGGCTTTGACATTACATGAATTGGTgatttctaatttctcatttctGATATAATCTTGGAATAGGGAGCTCCGGTTCATGTGTTGCTTCCGGTTCAAGTTATGGTGGATGACTCAGAGAATGGGAACTTGTGGGAGGGATGTTCCACTGGAGACACAGTTCATGCTGATTGAGAGCAAAGAGAGTGAAGTGGATGGAGAGAATTCTCCAACCATCTACACtgtctttcttcctcttctcgaAGGTCCATTCCGAGCTGTTCTTCAAGGCAACGACAAGAACGAGATAGAGATTTGCCTCGAGAGTGGTGAGTAACTCTTAGCCATGCAAAATGGTTTGGCGGTGAAAGGCTACATGGAAGTCTTCCGTCGTGTCATAACATAGTTTAGTGCCATAGCTGCTGTTAATTCAGTTCCTTCCCTTCCCTTCAGCCATACTTTTAAGGGGTGGAGCTGTCATTTGTGGATTGAATTGAGCTGGATAAACTTCTCTCGATGAGTcaatcaattgaatcaaacaaatGGAGTTTATAGCTTTGGTCCtttggagaaaatatatatatagcatgGCGTCCCAAAGAACCGAAACGACCCTTTTCTTTTTGGTATGTGGTATGGTTTTGCAGGGGATAACGCGGTTGAGACTGATCAAGGCCTTCACCTAGTTTACATGCATGCTGGGACCAACCCCTTTGAAGTCATCAATCAAGCAGTGAAGTAAGGCACCCCCGTTTGTGTTTTCCAtctaaattgatttaaaaaaaattaagtgtatGCTGACGATTATATTTTACTGATTCCTTCTCTTGTTCTTTCTAGGGCTGTGGAAAAACACATGCAAACTTTTCTTCACCGTGAGAAGAAAAAGGTAAGACCCTTTTCTCATGGCTCTAGCTATTATGCCAAGCTAATACATAACGGATCCTTTTAACCTTTTATTGTTGGTTTTATGCAGTTACCCTCTTTTCTTGACTGGTTTGGTTGGTGCACATGGGATGCTTTCTATACTGATGTCACAGCTGAGGGTGTAGAGGAAGGCCTGGAAAGGTAATTAGTGAGAGAAATTGAGTACATGTTTCTCATTAACtgaagaaaagatgaattttGAAGATAATGTTTATAGAACACCGAAATTTGTTCAATATGATCACAGTCTATCTGCGGGAGCTACACCACCACGGTTCCTAATCATAGATGATGGCTGGCAACAGATTGAAAGTAAACAAAAGGATGTTGACTGTGTTGTACAAGAAGGGGCACAGTAAGATTTCTctgtttttgtaattaattactaattagTGACATTTTCCTTAATTCAATACCTATCTCAATTATGAAGTCCTAATGTTCAAGAGAATAccaattgttatttttgtaatttatctGATTAAATCACTATAAACCATGATGATTGCAGGTTTGCTACTAGGCTGACTGGTATTAGAGAGAATActaaatttcagaagaaaacaCACAACAGTGAGCAAACATCAGGTCTGAAGCATTTAGTAGAAGGAGTAAAGCAGCATCACAACGTGAAGTATGATCATGGATCTTTTAATCCTTTTCAATATTGTTCAAGTAGCTTGGCTAATCAAGTTTCTGACTTCTTGATTGGTTCCTCTGTTCATGAACAGAAATGTTTATGTATGGCATGCATTAGCTGGTTATTGGGGTGGAGTGAAACCAGCAGCAACTGGCATGGAGCATTATGACACTGCCTTGGCATATCCAGTGCAGTCACCAGGTGTGCTTGGAAACCAACCAGACATTGTCATGGACAGCTTGGCCGTACATGGCCTAGGCCTAGTGCACCCAAAGAAGGTTTTCAATTTCTACAATGAGCTCCATGCTTACTTGGCTTCTTGTGGAGTGGATGGAGTGAAGGTTGATGTGCAGAACATTATTGAGACCCTTGGTGCTGGACATGGTGGAAGAGTCTCTCTTACACGAAGCTATCATCACGCTCTTGAGGCTTCCATTGCTCGTAACTTCACTGAGAATGGATGCATTGCTTGCATGTGTCACAACACTGATGGCCTTTACAGTTCCAAGCAGACTGCTGTTGTGAGAGCCTCTGATGATTTCTACCCTCGTGATCCTGCTTCCCACACCATCCATATTTCTTCTGTTGCATACAACTCACTTTTCCTTGGAGAATTCATGCAACCAGATTGGGACATGTTTCATGTGAGTAGAAATGTGCAACTCAtcttaattgatattttaccgtatcttcttttttttcttccttgggAATGTTTCATGAGCTATAAATATTCTTGTTAACAAAAAGATCTGTGATTTCAGAGTTTACACCCTGCAGCAGAATATCATGCTGCGGCTCGTGCAATTGGTGGATGTCCAATTTATGTGAGGTATAGTGATGTTCATTCATTGCACTTGCACATATTTTCATTACATGAAATTGGCACCATTGTTATGcgattcttttatttatttatcatgtttttccAGTGACAAGCCAGGCTACCACAATTTTGATCTTCTTAAGAAACTGGTTCTTCCTGATGGTTCGGTTCTCCGAGCACAATTACCAGGGAGGCCAACTCGTGATTCTCTGTTTGTTGATCCAGCCAGAGATGGGACTAGGTTTGTTTATCTAAATCTTCATTCTTTATAAAGCTATGTTCCATAGACATGTATTAATGACTCATTTAATAAACTACAATTTTCAGCTTGCTCAAAATCTGGAACATGAACAAATGTTCTGGAGTTGTTGGTGTATTTAACTGCCAAGGTGCTGGGTGGTGCaagatagagaagaaaactcGCATCCATGATACATCTCCCGGTACACTAACTGGCTCTGTCTGTGCCTCTGATGTTGACCTTATCACCCAAGTAGCAGGTCCTGAATGGCTTGGAGAGACAATTGTTTATGCTTATAGATCAGGTACTATTAATTTACTCTGTCATTCCCTTACCATcagttttaatatttacaaaggATGTGTAATACAAGATGAAATAACTATCTCGAAATTTCAGGTGAGGTGATTCGGCTACCAAAGGGGGTTTCAGTTCCGGTGACACTGAAAGTTCTTGAGTTTGAACTTTTTCATTTCTGTCCAATCCATGTGAGGATCTACTATTAGCTTTGATGTATGCTTAACTTTGATGTATGCTTAACTTTACTACTATTGTTTTATTGAACAGGAAATAGCACCAGGTATTTCATTTGCAGCGATAGGGCTACTTGATATGTTCAACACTGGAGGAGCTGTGGAGCTGGTTGAAATTCACAGAGCCTCTAACAACAAACCAGAACTGTTTGATGGTGAGGTGTTATCAGAATTAACCTGTTCTCAGAGTCCTAACCGAGCAGCAGCAGCAACTGTTTCTCTTAGAGTCAGGGGAAGAGGCAGGTTTGGAGTTTACTCCTCTCAACGCCCAGTGAAATGTGTAGTAGATGGCTCTGAAACAGACTTCAACTATGAGTCAGAGAGTGGGTTGGCAACCTTCTCCATCCCAGTTCCTCAAGAGGAGATGTATAGATGGGCAATAGAGATCAAAGTTTGAGTCTTTTTTGAAGACctggtgtttgatgaaatgccgtGTCAGGAAAAGGGTGCTGCTGTAGTTAGCATTGACTCATTGAGGGAATTGTTGGGGACATGGGGGTGGTGAAATACCAAAAAATAAGTTGATCATAAGAACTGAGTTGTCGAGTAGCTATGTTGTAGTAGGGAAGTGCTTTTGTTGTAATTTAATGCATGTAGTTGAGAGTAGCATTTCATCAGTGGGAGAGAGGAACACATAATGATGTCAATCAAGGATGTCCCATGTTTTTTTCCTCTGAATAAAAAGTTCACATCTGTTCGAGTTTTATGTCAGTTAAGGATGTCAGTAACAGATTTAAAAGGTAAATTTGGATTATATGATATCTCAATGATTTGAGTTTGCCGtacacaataataatataagcaGTAATCTAGAATTCAATGCGCTAAAACAATACGCAACAGTGAAGAAGGACGctaattgaaaagataaatctaATCAAACTTTGTGAACGTACCATTAACTTCAACTAGTTCTTACCTTGCCCAGAAAAATGCTAAGATGGAATGGAAGGTTGTGTAGCAAATACTTCCATTTCAACTTTTTAGATAATTTGATTTTACATTTCAAGgcgtttaaatattttatttttcatttttaaaatttttattttgacacgatttatttttatttttcaagaaatttaaatattttattgaaataaacacgattcaaatttattaagttttgaatttttttttatttggatataatattttaattacaaaaatatatctacaCAACATTTGTGATGtctatgaaaaataatttatatagaCATTGATAAAATAGTTGATGTTGTTTAAAAAAGTAtctctttatatttaattaatgggATTCTCAAgcaaaatgatttaaaaatagttttagcctacattaataaataaataatcataaaaatattaattggaaaatcacttttatcaacaATAAGTATAAGGGTAGGATGGACAAAGTGCATTATACTACATTGtactataaaaatttataataaactataaaacagttcaagaaaactgaactaaaaaatagttcaaagtaactgaactaaaaaatagttcaaagtAACTGAACTAAagtaatttttagtttacttaTAGTGTAGTCACTTCAGGGAACTATTGTTTAGTTCATTATAGTACACTTCAGTGAACTATTGTGTAGTTTGATGCAATAGTTACATAACTTTACGACTTATGCTATCAATCTAGTCTTATTCGGGGATGTAGCTGTCTTGATCAATTCACTTATCAAATAGATAAATCTTGACCCTATTCTTTTCACATGCATCTTGCTTTTCAGTTGGCAAACATATCACacaatttatcattattatctaCTGGTTTAGTGTGGGGTGAGACTTCAAATCGTGGTTACAAGGACCATACAAAGTCATAGAAGTCCTTATTTTTCACAAATCGAAAAGGAAGCTCGGACTTCACAAACATCTTCACCAACTTCATTCGATATGCATTTTGGTCAAATTTAGAAATAGTTGGTGAAGGACTAACACTAACTTATGTAATTGATGATTAAAGCTTTTGTCTTTTGAATGCTTTTCTATTAGGATCTTTTTTGCATCTTATTGAATGATTCTACATCTTACTTGTtctaatcaaatatttaatcaaatcatcacaataattacatttagtttttttttctcaaaataaagcttttgtttaataaaatgttcCCACACAATCGACTTTTACTATTGTTAGTTGAAGAAGAATCCGTACACTAAGATTTTAGAAGTATTTGGTATAAATGTTTCTATAATTTCTGACATTTACATCACTACTATTAATTAATACTCCAATCATACAAAAAGCAAATATATCTAAAAGATATACCTACTGATGTTATCAATGTGTTACCTACACTTTTTTAAGATAGTTTATACAATTTGTGGTGGAAAGAATAAGGACACTTTTAACTTTTGAGTGTGACTATGTATCAACCAGAGATATTTTGTTACAGTTTGGagatagaaaatttaaatatttgccTTCACATTACTTATTACTAAAAGGTATACATAATTGATGCTGCAATGATtcgaatttataaataatagaaaaaacattGGATTGGATTTTAGAGTTACTAATAATtctagaataaattttattttcttcttggaAAGATTCTGCAGTGATGATTCCGTCCAAGAGaaattatcacattttttttttactattttaacaTCAGAATTGGTAGAGCAGTTATCCAAAAGTTAACGAGTAAAAAGAAGAACATGATGTTATACTTTGCTAATTTATTGACCAAAAATGAAAGTGAAATGGCTCTGTATTCACATTACACGCCCCGTGAAAgaagattgaaaaaaatgagtGTTATATACAGTGACATGAATGAGAGTGAGTCATGAAATGGCAACAATAACAATCCATGGTAGGGTATGCTATTGACGTATGTAACTGTAACTTGATGATCAAACGCccaatcaaaataataacactTCCCCCCATCCTATGTGAAAGTGCcaatataacaataaaaggTATGTTCACCAGTGATGagaaattataaagaataaCGATATTTTGacttatttaacaatattttaacactgTCTAcgaatcattttataattaattcatgtgagtttatgattattattattgattataaaataattttagatcaatcataatatataaataatattaaaatattataaaaaaatattgtaaaaaatatcattatccgaTTATAAATCATATACATAGCCACAACAATTatcatcaaatatatataagtttcaACTCGGGTATTATTCAAAATCCTGCATTTATATAACATAGAAGAGAATAGTCTAAATACGGAATTTGTGGAACCATATTAATGTGATTATCTCCATGGTCCAATCTGAAAGAGAGTAATATTGCTCAAACTCTTATTTAATctaaaactatataaattttcaaaattaattcagTTTAAAGAATTTCTCCACAATACATACAATATTtggtataaataaaaaattatataaattaacttgTGGAAGTTATATTTATCTAAAGCTACAATtattttcctccttttctttgttttggatAGGATTGCAAAATATTGA
The sequence above is drawn from the Vigna radiata var. radiata cultivar VC1973A chromosome 3, Vradiata_ver6, whole genome shotgun sequence genome and encodes:
- the LOC106757929 gene encoding probable galactinol--sucrose galactosyltransferase 2 isoform X1, coding for MTVLKTTPTQFPTWIPPFREPRRCLSNMCLTFSIHHHRHKPLVVKCSKMTVTPKISVNDKKLVVHGKTILTGVPDNIVLTPGSGGGLVTGAFVGATASHSKSLHVFPMGVLEELRFMCCFRFKLWWMTQRMGTCGRDVPLETQFMLIESKESEVDGENSPTIYTVFLPLLEGPFRAVLQGNDKNEIEICLESGDNAVETDQGLHLVYMHAGTNPFEVINQAVKAVEKHMQTFLHREKKKLPSFLDWFGWCTWDAFYTDVTAEGVEEGLERTPKFVQYDHSLSAGATPPRFLIIDDGWQQIESKQKDVDCVVQEGAQFATRLTGIRENTKFQKKTHNSEQTSGLKHLVEGVKQHHNVKNVYVWHALAGYWGGVKPAATGMEHYDTALAYPVQSPGVLGNQPDIVMDSLAVHGLGLVHPKKVFNFYNELHAYLASCGVDGVKVDVQNIIETLGAGHGGRVSLTRSYHHALEASIARNFTENGCIACMCHNTDGLYSSKQTAVVRASDDFYPRDPASHTIHISSVAYNSLFLGEFMQPDWDMFHSLHPAAEYHAAARAIGGCPIYVSDKPGYHNFDLLKKLVLPDGSVLRAQLPGRPTRDSLFVDPARDGTSLLKIWNMNKCSGVVGVFNCQGAGWCKIEKKTRIHDTSPGTLTGSVCASDVDLITQVAGPEWLGETIVYAYRSGEVIRLPKGVSVPVTLKVLEFELFHFCPIHEIAPGISFAAIGLLDMFNTGGAVELVEIHRASNNKPELFDGEVLSELTCSQSPNRAAAATVSLRVRGRGRFGVYSSQRPVKCVVDGSETDFNYESESGLATFSIPVPQEEMYRWAIEIKV
- the LOC106757929 gene encoding probable galactinol--sucrose galactosyltransferase 2 isoform X3: MTVTPKISVNDKKLVVHGKTILTGVPDNIVLTPGSGGGLVTGAFVGATASHSKSLHVFPMGVLEELRFMCCFRFKLWWMTQRMGTCGRDVPLETQFMLIESKESEVDGENSPTIYTVFLPLLEGPFRAVLQGNDKNEIEICLESGDNAVETDQGLHLVYMHAGTNPFEVINQAVKAVEKHMQTFLHREKKKLPSFLDWFGWCTWDAFYTDVTAEGVEEGLERTPKFVQYDHSLSAGATPPRFLIIDDGWQQIESKQKDVDCVVQEGAQFATRLTGIRENTKFQKKTHNSEQTSGLKHLVEGVKQHHNVKNVYVWHALAGYWGGVKPAATGMEHYDTALAYPVQSPGVLGNQPDIVMDSLAVHGLGLVHPKKVFNFYNELHAYLASCGVDGVKVDVQNIIETLGAGHGGRVSLTRSYHHALEASIARNFTENGCIACMCHNTDGLYSSKQTAVVRASDDFYPRDPASHTIHISSVAYNSLFLGEFMQPDWDMFHSLHPAAEYHAAARAIGGCPIYVSDKPGYHNFDLLKKLVLPDGSVLRAQLPGRPTRDSLFVDPARDGTSLLKIWNMNKCSGVVGVFNCQGAGWCKIEKKTRIHDTSPGTLTGSVCASDVDLITQVAGPEWLGETIVYAYRSGEVIRLPKGVSVPVTLKVLEFELFHFCPIHEIAPGISFAAIGLLDMFNTGGAVELVEIHRASNNKPELFDGEVLSELTCSQSPNRAAAATVSLRVRGRGRFGVYSSQRPVKCVVDGSETDFNYESESGLATFSIPVPQEEMYRWAIEIKV
- the LOC106757929 gene encoding probable galactinol--sucrose galactosyltransferase 2 isoform X2; amino-acid sequence: MTVLKTTPTQFPTWIPPFREPRRCLSNMCLTFSIHHHRHKPLVVKCSKMTVTPKISVNDKKLVVHGKTILTGVPDNIVLTPGSGGGLVTGAFVGATASHSKSLHVFPMGVLEELRFMCCFRFKLWWMTQRMGTCGRDVPLETQFMLIESKESEVDGENSPTIYTVFLPLLEGPFRAVLQGNDKNEIEICLESGDNAVETDQGLHLVYMHAGTNPFEVINQAVKAVEKHMQTFLHREKKKLPSFLDWFGWCTWDAFYTDVTAEGVEEGLESLSAGATPPRFLIIDDGWQQIESKQKDVDCVVQEGAQFATRLTGIRENTKFQKKTHNSEQTSGLKHLVEGVKQHHNVKNVYVWHALAGYWGGVKPAATGMEHYDTALAYPVQSPGVLGNQPDIVMDSLAVHGLGLVHPKKVFNFYNELHAYLASCGVDGVKVDVQNIIETLGAGHGGRVSLTRSYHHALEASIARNFTENGCIACMCHNTDGLYSSKQTAVVRASDDFYPRDPASHTIHISSVAYNSLFLGEFMQPDWDMFHSLHPAAEYHAAARAIGGCPIYVSDKPGYHNFDLLKKLVLPDGSVLRAQLPGRPTRDSLFVDPARDGTSLLKIWNMNKCSGVVGVFNCQGAGWCKIEKKTRIHDTSPGTLTGSVCASDVDLITQVAGPEWLGETIVYAYRSGEVIRLPKGVSVPVTLKVLEFELFHFCPIHEIAPGISFAAIGLLDMFNTGGAVELVEIHRASNNKPELFDGEVLSELTCSQSPNRAAAATVSLRVRGRGRFGVYSSQRPVKCVVDGSETDFNYESESGLATFSIPVPQEEMYRWAIEIKV